In Lolium rigidum isolate FL_2022 chromosome 3, APGP_CSIRO_Lrig_0.1, whole genome shotgun sequence, the genomic window TGGCACAGCTTCAACATCAACTCCCAGCTAATGAACCTGGTGCACTAATGCATCTTGTAGAAGAATCAGTTGCTGATGATATAGAGGATGGTCCTGCTAAAGATTCTAGGAATTTATTCAGAGGCTTGAAATTTTATTTAAGTCGCGAGGTAGGTAACAGGAGTTAAGTGTACTGAAGACTATCATTTTCCATCTATTTGCCTCAGCATAAGTATTTACCTTTTCTCCTTTTTATCTTCCACTTCACAGGTGCCTAGGGAGTCCCTCTTATTTATTATTCCAGCATTTGGAGGAACTGTTTCTTGGGAAGGACAAGGAGCTCCGTTTGAGGAAACAGATGAAGAGATCACCCATCAGGTAAGTTTTGCTTGCCCATCATCTTTGAGCAGCACAATCTAAATTGGCCTCGATTTTCTTCACACAACATACCATTCCCACTGCTGCCTCCACTCCCCCACCATGCACGTGTATTCCCCCAGTTTAGTTCATCTGCTGGTTATGAAGTATTGATAGATATATCACATCTGCTGTTTTGCAGATTGTTGACAGGCCGACTCAGAGCCATGTTTTCCTCTCCAGGGAGTATGTTCAACCACAGTGGATTTTCGATTGTGTAAATGCTCTCCTTATACTGCCAACAGAAGGTTATATTGTCGGAAGGTATATCTCACTATGTCACACACACCACTCAGATACACACCACAGTCCAGTTCGTAGTGTTGGTGCTACTCTACAAGGCAAAGTTGGGAATTAGCTGACTGTTTATTTTGCGTCAAAAAATCTCTTCAATCCAAACTAAGCTTAAGAAACAGCCTTAGCTAAGTGAACATGATTTTGTGTGAGATGCATATAATGTTCCCCTGTTGATTCAAACCAACTTAACTGAACTCACACTACTCAATAGTAACTATGCTAACGTCTAGTTTTTTTGTTCATCTTAGGGTCCCTCCACCACATTTATCTCCTTTTGtggacaatgatgaagagggttaTGTTCCTGAGTATGCAGAGACCATTAAGAGGCTGCAAGATGCTGCTAAGAGCAAGGTGTTGCCTCTGCCTGGTCTAGGTGATGAAGTTCAGGAGAATTCGATGGTAGACACAAGATCCGAGTATAACGAAGTGGCTGAAAAGAAGAGGAAGGTGAGCTCCATGCCATTTCAGCATACAAGTCTCTTGTACAGTTGTACTGTGTTTTTTAGTATTTTTTTTCAGCGTATGCCTTTTGCTTTTGTGTAATTGCCTTTCCTTTTTCTCTTTCAAAGTTGGACATGCTAGAGAAGCAATACCATGAAGAGTTGAAGATGGAAATTGAGGGAAACACCTTCTCTAATATATCAAATAAGAAGGCTGATATTCCAGCCGATGTGGAAGGAGATGAATCCGAGGAAGCTAAGGAGGATGATCCTATTAAACAAGCTGCAGATGATGCTGAAGAAATTTCAAAGTCTCTCATGTCCAACAGGAAGAGAGGCCTCCTCAAAGCAATGGAGGTACGTGTCCTTAACTAAATATATGCATCCATCAATTAAAATAAACCCTGCTATCAAGCTCAACTGGATAGAATCACGTTTCTCTGCCCACGAAACCATGGTAACCTTTTTTGAGAGGTAACTAATCCGTTAACTCTATGCGATTGCAGATTGGCAAGGAAAGGAAAAAGAGCAAGATCGAGACCCTGAAGCAAAGGAAAAAGAAGGCCGAATCCAGTGCTTCTGCTAAGAAACGTAGTAGCTGATGCACGAGATTGATAATGTGGCATGTTGTATCTGTTTCCGAACGCTTTTACCAGTCCTGGCGTAGCACTGCATTCGTAGAGTTGCTGCCGTGATCAGCACATCTGCATGCGTGATAAGTAGCCACTTCTTTGGTCCTTGTGGTGTTTGCTGTCGACTAAATGTACTGAGATACTTAAATGGGAAATTTTGATCTATTTTATGGCACCATTGTTGTGCGCACCTAGTAGTTGATTAGTTTATCGGTGCACATCCTTCAGCGAGATACAAAAACTGGATACCTTTCCTTCGTGGGTTCAGTGTCAAATTACGATTTTGTGTGTCACACATAAGCTAGCGCATCATCAGTTAACAGATTCATTCTCTGGCTACGTGTACTGCTGCTGGTGTGTGTTATCGAAGATGTGCAAGTTATTTACTTGTAACTAGGAAAAGTACAGTAGtccttttatttttcctttttttttttttgaaaatggcaCTTTATTACTTGCCCAACAGCCTGGTCTCTGCATaattaagatgcacacaaccgctCACAAATTCGTTACAAAACCACAAAGGTGTTCAGAGATAAAACAGAGTTCAAAAACAGGAACAAAAACTAGCTAGAAGGATCTAGCCAAaggtcacgctgccacccatgttgggagaaaatatcccCCGCCGTATCCTCCAATCGTGAAGACACCTTCGTaaagaggtcccggtgctccacacgctgcaacggtatccatgaacgaagcaaaactgtgcaccggtagatgacctgcaaaaaggaagaaaaaatattattgaaaatcttgtcatttctacatagccacagcgaccaaatgattgcaatcgctcccatcctaataagacatttaaacctaacatccacaccattgaaccagttgccaaataaattgacaacactacttggtgggtataaggtagaccctatttggacggttgaccatatagacctagctaacttacattggaagaataagtgtttaattgtctcgtcctgatgacagaagacacactttttacttccatgccagttgcgtttggcaagattatctttagtaagaattaccccccgacgaagataccaggcaaagatttttgttcttagtggtatcttcatcttccaaattttgaaATTATTATTGATCGGAAGTTCAGGCTGAATTAAAACATTGTACATAAAAACCACTAAGAATGAACCATTCCCGGTAAGATTCCATCGAAATACATCCGGCCCCTGTGTCAATTGAACTAACTCAAGACGCTGTAACAATTCATGCCAAGAGGTTTGTCTGGGACCGATGAGACTTCTTCTAAACTCCACATTTGGTGGGAAATTTTCCAACACCTTAGCAATAGTATCGCTTTTGTGGTGCACTATATTGTACAATGCCAgattgatgcggcctaaggccacgtgggttgcccgatctcacgaattgaccgagggaaaggcgggggagaggaagaacacgaagaacacggcgaagaacacgatgaacacacgcaaacgcacgcaacacaacccgatacaattccggtttactcccgatagcccgaaccactatcccgatagaatctctcaaggagagacacgaggtagaatccccgagaaaaagaccgatatacgatctatggagtcacacgtgtgagagaccgcggtagaatcacaagtgtgaaagataaatcatataaggagtgccttgatacaactcatagatttgtgtctaagagaggagggggtttccctaattccCAAAGGgacggtggaggcataagccaagtactcactcaagttatgtcttacctaataaagggggaggtgggagcctatatatagggagccactaaggaggggtagtttagggaaacaagggggtacatgggccttggcccgaattgacttgtggcaggcgccttctcttcttggcgacctcggacgctcttcttccttcttctcttccatgcctccgtgacctcggccttgagtgtggttcttggcgatgaagcacatgatgcggtgaagaccgaaggtcgccccgtatcatctcccccacttgaaaaagagtcttcCTCGACGATaagtcttcatgaatgtgtagaggaggtagatgacaccaacgcttgaatgtcccttcacttgtcaagagccctatcaatagcacaagaaaagcaaaggagcaatcaaagcgtagccaaagttcaatggatttaggaagagggcgcaagtagaaggaggtcaccttatcaaagtgtcggtgtgctctcattgagagatcttgtgtagtggaagtgtgcgggcaaaaccactcattggagctcacttgtatcatgctctcaagagctccttttgtcaactcgtgctcaatcgaggttgacattggagtttgcgtacctacacacatgttagacaacaagaacaacgtgtgtgcatggtatatgaacacatcatccatcatgatgcgccatttcttttgcacatcaccattagcattaagcgaagcatcataatagataagGTGAATATGCGGattaaacatgggaacatgctcaacatggatatatgcaaagtctccaaaatttgagagagctatgggggcaatctcatttacaagcatattaacactattgcaagccaagcattggaaagagaaattgttcatcattttggttgcattaatgggagaatattgcaagcatgtagcacaaaacatgttcaacattagatcattgttgtcgacaaacctagggaaagagcaattgttcggcaaggttgtcacaacacaagcatcattatcaacattgcaagcaatacatgggaaagagaaattgttcaacatattgcaagcaataggatagaaatcgaaacactcatagcatggcatggtcaaagtgtcacaaacaactacttccacatgatcaacaatggcacaagtatcacaagggaaagtgaaagaagcatatgacatagcaataggatcatccaactcatgcaagcactcacaaatcatcatgtccactagtgggatcatggcatcatcaacacccatatgtgcacctttgtagtcccgctcatatgaggtaggtgttgtggaagtggtaggctcgatgtggcctccatgttcatcttcaatcaagcatggtgtgatatcatcatcttcatgcaccatgtacatcttctccatgatcggcgtctcgtcattcatggtacctaatgagacacaagagaacacactagaggtagagggtaagttgttagaacttgaaatggcctcacatgacctatcaactaccactctcatctaacttggtgtatcgctcatgctctcgaagtggaggcactcaagctcacatatggtggaatcgctcatctcacatatagtggagtcgctcatctcacatatagtggagtccctcatctccatggcaatggcgtcggcgatgttcgagcaacctagcaaaggggaagacaacacaagaggagtagatgttaagttgttagaaatcaaagtgtcctcactcaactcatggtgtatgtcactcttgctctcaaggtatttgaagtatgcgttgcactcggcttaatctttgggtgtcatttgggcttctcgagcatctagctcggcgaagtatgctctcatctcggcttgctcttgtggggtcatcatgtatatatctcactaggaaggtgtatatgtatgtggtggaaggaaagctacacaagtatctcacctatcaagaaagtatcggaaaatggttcaagtcaagagcaaagttgAAATGTatcgggttactcacacacacactcaaagcacacgcaaaaggctaagaactctatatgtggtgggtaaggggtggatagcaaacgaaaaagatcaacagaaaagtctattgtcaaatgtgggtaagatccaaagtgaaatgtcaaaagtggtgatctatgtcaagaaaacacgaaaacacacacaaaggagaacaatggggttagcgcgaccaaggaagtgagctaagtaacaagatggtcctaacgaagactataagctcggtgtcacgccaacacaagagagacggtagctcggttgcataagagggaagcaacaagatttgcacaaatgccactcttctcttttctctcttagtgctcacaagctttgcacttctcggtatcggtggacacacacacttttctatttctatttctttttctctttttttcacttttttttctctatgcttagaagctttatttttctctatgtatatgtcacactttttcttcttttgtgtatctttctcaccgagcttgcttcggagctttactcaacacaacgcacacacacaaaccctctcacggtcgtgacacttgtgcaatgcttcgcaacactcggaaaagccactctcaatgggataggtacacaaagaaagaaacggggctacaaggggtgaggggtgcaagttatacctagatgaaaaggttaggcggtgtcaagcacacgaacttgcgatgacgaaggggtgtcgatgatggtggcgaagttgcgccggaatccggggggcCAACGGTGTCGTTGCGGTgtcgatgtaggcgcggaagcggaatagacaaccgatgcactccaaatcggaaaccgagcaaattaagtcaatgcccgaaaagttgggtcaaaacgagcggtcaaaagttggtgtccaaaaatttcggaaaaggtgtcaaaattagagtcacgATATTGTGAGATGGCTGtaaaaatttggagtcaaacggaagttgtcaaaatttggggcaaaaagtggagtcaaaattggaTGAAAATTGGGTTAAAATTGTGAAATCCGGTCTGGCGACCGGTTTGACCGGGTCTggggccggaccatccggttgccgcccggtccgaGCTGATTTTAaccgggtggcccgatcttccgtccggtcgaccggggcgTGTGCCTGCTGCGCGTGCGGGGAGGACTTGGCCAGGGGCGCGTGcgagccgaccaggtcggcgcgtaccgcgcgccgcacacccccgcgcgcggtacgggccggcccagttcgggtGTTGGGCCACTTGGccgttttctttttttgagatcATTTTCTgttcttttcattttctgttcttttctttttcatttctgttttctttttcattatgttttttcttttttgtttctttttattttctgtttttttttcgttcttaagatttaattttttaaatttaaatatatatttaaatgtaaaatgttttatctcaaatatttgagaaaaattcaaattcgaaaattgttcaaatacgaaaattgttcaaataaaaaaattgttcaaatacgaaaattgttcaaataaaaaaaattgttcaaattcgaaatttgttcatatataaaaaataataaattttgagTTTTTTTGTTCAATTTTAAAATTTTTTCCAATTTAAAACttgttccaatttgaaaattattccaatctaaaaaatgttcaaattttaaaaatatttaaatttcagaaaaactaaaataatttttaaaatcgggtctaaaaagaatcagcttttaaaaaacgtaaaaagaaaattgaacagaaaaaataaaaagcaaaagaaacaaaaaaaagaaagagtgGAAATGTTGGGCCGGTCCAACAAACCGcctggggggtgtgcggcgcctggtccgcaccgaccaggtcggcgtacagCACCCCCGCCTGGTGGTGCGGCTTGGTGGAGAGCAGCGCGGGGCGGCGATGAAGTGGGCCAGGCGGGGAGGCGGGCGCGGCCCGTTGGAGGCGCAGCTGTTGGTGGGCTGGCGGTGATTGTTGGTGGTGCTGCGCACGTGGAGGCGCGTGTGGTCGGCCAAGGGGCGAGCGGGAGGGGGCCTTTGGCTGGCGCGTGTGGGAGCTCGGCAGGGAGCGGGCGGGAGCTGGTGGCGGCGGAAGTTTGGCGTGGTTGGGCGGAGCTCGAGCGCGAGGAGAGCTGGAGGCGGGCACGCGATGCAGAACGGGGAGCGGAGCCAGGGCGGCAGGCGATTTGGCTGGGCGTGCTGCCTGGAAGGTGctgtacgccgacctggtcggtgcggaccaggcgccgcacaccccccaggcgggctgttgggccggcccaacatattCCCCCTCCTGTTATTTTTGacttttttgattttttgttttttctggttaatttttctttttacgttttttaaaagatgattctttttagacccgattttttaaaattattttagtttttttagaaatttaaatattttc contains:
- the LOC124703964 gene encoding pescadillo homolog; this encodes MPKHYRPAGKKKEGNAAKYITRTKAVSYLQISLAVFRKLCILKGVFPREPKKKVEGNHKTYYHMKDIAFLLHDPLIEKFREMRVHRKKVKKAFAKKNKDLADRLLNRPPSYKLDRLIIERYPTFIDALRDLDDCLTMVHLFAALPAVEGERVQVQRIHNCRRLSHEWQAYISRTNSLRKTFISVKGIYYQAEVQGQKITWLTPHALQQVLTDDVDFNVMLTFLEFYETLLGFINFKLYHSINVNYPPILDPRLEALSAELYALSRYMSTGRLPGNPDSNGSTEDKETENNEENSKTDESELRLAQLQHQLPANEPGALMHLVEESVADDIEDGPAKDSRNLFRGLKFYLSREVPRESLLFIIPAFGGTVSWEGQGAPFEETDEEITHQIVDRPTQSHVFLSREYVQPQWIFDCVNALLILPTEGYIVGRVPPPHLSPFVDNDEEGYVPEYAETIKRLQDAAKSKVLPLPGLGDEVQENSMVDTRSEYNEVAEKKRKLDMLEKQYHEELKMEIEGNTFSNISNKKADIPADVEGDESEEAKEDDPIKQAADDAEEISKSLMSNRKRGLLKAMEIGKERKKSKIETLKQRKKKAESSASAKKRSS